The Solibacillus sp. FSL R7-0682 genome includes a window with the following:
- a CDS encoding HpcH/HpaI aldolase/citrate lyase family protein, with translation MRFFDKEVLDGQNTLFYEAPRPFTKYTEIQRLRYCVGAALYMPATREMIAQEIITRKHPSLTTIVIDLEDALGDLQVEGGIDQLNKTIDTLSTALHEGTLLIEHLPLLFVRVRDVMQLQQIIHMLGERQHVLTGYVLPKFSQDNGRAFLELIEQQNKSGYKLYAMPILESPHFLLKEQRMDNLLAIRAILVEFEQYILNIRIGTTDFCGLLGVRRTISSTIYDIHPVRSCIEDILNIFLRDDSPYIISGSVWEYFSQQDDGTSSAFLGLLREIEMDRLNGLIGKTIIHPSHIEPVNAMYTVTHEEFIDAKRILQLSDGQLGVQKSEYGNKMNEMKPHFNWAKRILLRAEAFGVLQPNVQYMDLLQRKVLK, from the coding sequence ATGCGCTTTTTTGATAAAGAAGTGTTAGACGGACAAAATACGCTTTTCTATGAAGCACCACGTCCATTTACAAAATATACAGAAATACAGCGACTTCGGTATTGTGTTGGAGCAGCGCTATATATGCCAGCAACAAGAGAGATGATTGCACAAGAAATCATCACGCGAAAACACCCATCACTAACGACAATCGTAATCGATTTAGAAGATGCATTAGGAGATTTACAAGTAGAGGGGGGGATCGACCAATTAAATAAAACAATCGATACGTTAAGTACAGCGCTACATGAAGGTACTTTGCTTATTGAACATCTCCCATTATTATTTGTGCGTGTACGCGATGTTATGCAGCTACAGCAAATTATTCATATGCTCGGAGAAAGACAGCATGTTTTAACTGGCTATGTTTTACCGAAATTTTCGCAAGATAATGGCCGAGCTTTTTTAGAGTTGATTGAACAACAAAATAAAAGCGGTTACAAACTATATGCTATGCCTATTTTGGAATCGCCTCATTTTTTATTAAAAGAGCAACGAATGGACAATTTACTAGCAATTCGTGCTATTTTAGTAGAATTTGAGCAATATATTTTAAACATTCGAATTGGCACGACAGATTTTTGTGGTTTATTAGGTGTACGCCGAACAATAAGTTCGACCATTTATGACATCCACCCCGTTCGAAGCTGTATCGAGGACATTTTAAATATATTTTTAAGAGATGATTCACCATATATTATCTCAGGTTCAGTTTGGGAGTATTTTAGCCAACAGGATGACGGAACATCGTCGGCATTTTTAGGGCTATTACGTGAAATTGAAATGGATCGACTGAATGGATTAATCGGTAAAACAATTATTCATCCATCACATATAGAACCAGTAAATGCAATGTATACCGTTACGCATGAAGAATTTATCGATGCAAAGCGTATTTTACAATTATCAGATGGCCAACTAGGTGTTCAAAAAAGTGAGTATGGCAATAAAATGAATGAAATGAAACCTCACTTTAATTGGGCGAAGCGAATTTTACTGCGCGCTGAAGCATTTGGTGTATTACAGCCAAATGTACAGTATATGGATTTGTTACAAAGGAAGGTACTAAAATGA
- a CDS encoding TerD family protein, whose translation MVVSLAKGQKVDLTKTNPGLTKVSIGLGWDTNKYDGGKEFDLDSSVFLLEASGKVSGPEGFVFYNNTTGGNGTVVHSGDNLTGVGDGDDEVVHVDLANVPSNIEKVTFTVTIHDAETRGQNFGMVSNAFIRVFNESGELIRYDLGEDFSIETALVVGELYRHNGEWKFAAIGSGYQGGLAALCNDFGLQVG comes from the coding sequence ATGGTAGTATCATTAGCAAAAGGTCAAAAGGTTGATTTAACAAAAACAAATCCTGGTTTAACAAAAGTAAGCATCGGCTTAGGCTGGGATACAAATAAATATGATGGCGGAAAAGAATTTGATTTAGATTCATCTGTCTTTTTATTAGAGGCTAGCGGGAAAGTTTCAGGGCCAGAAGGTTTCGTATTTTACAACAATACAACGGGTGGAAATGGCACTGTCGTACACTCAGGGGACAACTTAACAGGTGTTGGTGATGGTGATGACGAAGTAGTACATGTAGATTTAGCAAATGTGCCATCGAATATCGAAAAAGTCACATTTACTGTAACGATCCATGATGCAGAGACACGTGGTCAAAACTTTGGTATGGTGTCAAACGCGTTTATCCGTGTATTTAATGAGTCAGGCGAATTAATTCGTTATGACTTAGGTGAGGACTTCTCAATTGAAACAGCACTTGTTGTCGGTGAATTATACCGTCATAACGGCGAATGGAAGTTTGCAGCAATCGGTTCAGGCTACCAAGGTGGATTAGCAGCTTTATGTAATGATTTCGGTTTACAAGTAGGTTAA
- a CDS encoding TerD family protein encodes MAIQLSKGQRIDLTKGNPALQNIVVGLGWDLKNFDGGAAFDLDASAFLLNNQGKCRQDLDFIFYNNLVSPDGSVEHTGDNRTGEGDGDDEQIKVHLNKVPSDVDKIAITVTIHDAEGRRQNFGQVTNAFVRLVDEDSGSEILRFDLGEDFSIETAVVFCELYRHGNEWKFNAVGSGYQGGLAALVNAYGLSV; translated from the coding sequence ATGGCAATTCAATTAAGTAAAGGGCAACGAATTGATTTAACAAAAGGTAATCCAGCATTACAAAATATTGTTGTTGGCTTAGGCTGGGATTTGAAAAATTTTGACGGAGGTGCAGCTTTCGATTTAGATGCATCTGCTTTCTTATTAAATAATCAAGGAAAGTGCCGTCAAGATTTAGATTTTATTTTCTATAATAACTTAGTAAGTCCAGATGGTTCAGTAGAGCATACTGGTGATAATCGTACAGGTGAAGGCGATGGGGACGATGAGCAAATTAAAGTTCACTTAAACAAAGTCCCATCAGACGTCGACAAAATTGCTATTACGGTAACAATTCATGATGCAGAGGGACGTCGTCAAAATTTTGGACAAGTAACAAATGCTTTTGTTCGTCTTGTTGATGAAGATTCCGGCTCGGAAATACTACGCTTTGACTTAGGGGAGGATTTCTCAATTGAGACAGCGGTCGTATTTTGTGAACTATATCGTCATGGTAATGAGTGGAAATTTAATGCCGTAGGATCAGGCTATCAAGGTGGATTAGCAGCGCTTGTAAATGCATATGGCTTAAGCGTGTAA
- a CDS encoding phosphoribosyltransferase family protein — MNSYHVLNKFTVDVNITENPYGFQQQELFDMAMRINKKRSFLFVSKVLGKHLAVRPQVPILISHLLAHRYGEVREDLLVETTDLIVNALKQGENFFETLQLIQKHPIQSKKSLRIIGFAETATALGHAFFDAFSGDVRYAHTTREQLIGQKPIITFEEEHSHASRHRLYSAPDFFEGNVEVVLVDDEMTTGKTNQNIIRQLVKAFPHIKEYTLVSILDWRDEDNVRDLVELAQELEIEIHAVSILQGQFKLTIHEDLIETESLTKSTSQATVIEAQSFEEALSYDLRECQSVNEEGQSCEANYYMGTGRFGCTVVEKEQYMNRLQPIGNALKAMRMGKKSLVLGTGEFMYIPMVLATQMGENVYYHSTTRSPIYAHVDSTIYEKISFKSPEFQGVTNYLYNLSQQEYDEIFVFFERIVDQDALNGLISQLQRFAKQVRVLTLGGKAVVKV, encoded by the coding sequence ATGAACAGCTATCATGTTTTGAATAAATTTACAGTCGACGTCAACATTACTGAAAATCCATATGGCTTTCAGCAGCAGGAACTATTTGACATGGCGATGCGCATTAATAAAAAAAGAAGCTTTTTATTCGTAAGCAAAGTGCTTGGGAAACATTTAGCAGTACGACCTCAAGTACCCATTTTAATTAGCCATTTATTGGCACATCGCTATGGAGAAGTTCGTGAGGATTTACTAGTAGAAACAACAGATTTGATTGTAAATGCGCTAAAGCAAGGAGAGAATTTCTTCGAGACGCTACAGCTTATACAAAAGCATCCAATTCAATCGAAGAAGTCTCTTCGAATAATTGGCTTTGCTGAAACGGCAACGGCTCTCGGTCATGCTTTTTTTGATGCCTTTTCAGGGGATGTACGTTACGCCCATACTACACGTGAGCAACTTATAGGGCAAAAACCAATCATCACCTTTGAGGAGGAACACTCCCATGCATCAAGACATCGCTTATATTCAGCACCAGATTTTTTTGAAGGCAATGTAGAGGTGGTGCTTGTTGACGATGAAATGACGACAGGGAAAACGAATCAAAATATTATTCGACAGCTTGTAAAGGCTTTTCCACATATTAAAGAATATACGTTAGTCTCCATATTAGATTGGCGAGATGAGGACAATGTAAGAGACTTAGTAGAACTGGCTCAAGAGTTAGAAATCGAAATTCATGCTGTATCTATTTTGCAAGGGCAATTCAAGTTAACGATACATGAGGATCTCATTGAGACCGAATCACTTACAAAGTCTACATCACAAGCGACTGTTATTGAGGCGCAATCTTTTGAAGAGGCGCTATCGTACGATTTACGAGAATGTCAGTCTGTTAATGAGGAAGGACAGTCGTGTGAGGCCAATTATTATATGGGCACAGGACGCTTTGGTTGTACTGTTGTGGAAAAAGAGCAATATATGAACAGATTGCAGCCAATAGGAAATGCGCTAAAAGCGATGCGGATGGGCAAAAAGAGTTTAGTTCTAGGTACAGGAGAGTTTATGTATATTCCAATGGTGCTTGCTACTCAAATGGGGGAAAATGTCTATTATCACTCAACAACGCGTAGCCCAATTTATGCCCACGTGGATTCGACGATTTATGAAAAAATATCTTTTAAAAGTCCCGAATTCCAAGGGGTAACAAATTATTTATATAATCTTTCTCAACAGGAATATGACGAGATATTTGTGTTTTTTGAACGAATCGTTGATCAAGACGCGCTAAATGGACTCATCAGTCAGTTACAGCGCTTTGCAAAACAAGTCCGAGTACTTACATTGGGAGGGAAAGCGGTTGTTAAAGTATAA
- a CDS encoding cysteine protease StiP family protein, whose protein sequence is MGSYDKQDVTFLLRDISHISVEQSTEERERKIQSGMVHYSEMLPEEFHPSEQYMNLYNEMLEKYAKKIAASVAIVSEKIVKERGFDNFVLVSLARAGTPIGILIKRYLQLAYAINIQHYSVSIIRGRGIDEAALTYIAESHPFSTIQFVDGWTGKGAITRELQQSIAKWNTYGKKRYDANLAVLADPGHCVELYGTREDFLIPSACLNSTVSGLISRTVLNKAILAPDDFHGAKYYEHLSDVDVSNAFIEAICTHFNESLVKTSQLAVQHFNEDSSPTWQGLNSVEHIQRQYGIQNQNHIKPGIGETTRVLLRRVPWKILVNPSAEENLSHIYLLAKERGVMIEHYSNMTYSCCGLIKELH, encoded by the coding sequence ATGGGAAGTTATGACAAGCAAGATGTGACGTTTTTATTACGTGATATTAGTCATATATCTGTTGAACAAAGTACAGAGGAACGTGAACGGAAAATACAGTCTGGAATGGTACATTATTCAGAGATGCTACCAGAAGAATTTCATCCGAGTGAGCAATATATGAACTTATACAATGAAATGCTAGAAAAATATGCAAAGAAGATTGCGGCTAGTGTGGCAATTGTAAGTGAAAAAATTGTAAAGGAACGGGGATTTGATAATTTCGTGCTCGTAAGCTTAGCGCGAGCTGGAACACCTATAGGTATTCTCATCAAGCGTTATTTACAACTTGCCTATGCAATTAACATCCAGCATTACTCTGTTTCAATTATTCGAGGTCGAGGTATTGATGAAGCTGCACTTACTTACATTGCTGAAAGTCACCCGTTTAGTACTATCCAATTTGTCGATGGCTGGACTGGAAAAGGGGCTATTACAAGAGAGCTCCAGCAATCCATTGCCAAGTGGAATACGTATGGAAAGAAACGCTATGATGCTAATTTAGCAGTTTTAGCGGACCCAGGTCATTGTGTGGAATTATATGGTACGCGAGAGGACTTTTTAATTCCTTCTGCTTGTTTAAATTCAACTGTTTCTGGGCTCATTAGTCGTACCGTTTTAAATAAAGCGATCTTAGCACCGGATGATTTTCATGGGGCAAAATATTATGAGCATTTATCGGATGTGGATGTTTCTAATGCATTCATTGAAGCCATTTGTACGCATTTTAATGAATCCCTTGTAAAAACATCGCAGCTTGCAGTACAACACTTTAATGAAGATTCATCACCAACTTGGCAAGGGCTAAACAGTGTCGAGCATATTCAACGACAATACGGAATTCAAAACCAAAACCATATTAAGCCTGGTATTGGGGAAACAACAAGGGTTTTACTACGACGTGTCCCATGGAAAATTCTTGTGAATCCATCAGCTGAAGAAAATTTATCCCACATTTATTTACTTGCAAAAGAACGAGGGGTAATGATTGAACATTATTCGAATATGACGTATTCATGCTGTGGGCTCATTAAGGAGTTGCACTAA